In Anopheles gambiae chromosome 2, idAnoGambNW_F1_1, whole genome shotgun sequence, a single window of DNA contains:
- the LOC1274363 gene encoding uncharacterized protein LOC1274363 — MYASVETGGDNGTADHVRVVDFRSDTISVPTPSMRQAMFTAVVGDDVYGEDPTVRQLEQRSAALFGKEAALFVPSGTMANLLAMMVHCSRRGTEAIVGDIAHGFLYEQGGAAQIAGVLLNTIKNNPDGTFCLNELVRKFRGFDVHEPNTVLVMVENTHNICGGKVLPLDWLEKLAAICREKGAKVHMDGARVFNAASYLNLPVSRIVRDVDSVCFCLSKGLACPVGSILLGTKEFIKEAHRLRKALGGGMRQVGFLAAAGLCALDEIVPKLKDDHARTRRVAEAIDQMGSPIFKVDLANLHTNILMVEILSKQVHSSDFAHRLATVAPGEMEAGVVDADGKGIAVKVSARDWTFARIVIYTNITDEDVELAIKKIRYVVAEYEKEL, encoded by the exons ATGTACGCTTCGGTAGAAACGGGTGGTGATAATGGTACCGCGGACCATGTGCGTGTGGTCGATTTTCGCTCTGACACGATCAGCGTGCCGACACCGAGCATGCGCCAAGCCATGTTCACCGCCGTGGTGGGCGACGACGTGTATGGGGAGGATCCGACCGTGCGCCAGCTGGAGCAACGATCGGCCGCCCTGTTCGGCAAGGAGGCGGCACTGTTTGTGCCGTCCGGCACGATGGCCAATCTGTTGGCGA TGATGGTTCACTGCTCGCGCCGCGGCACGGAAGCCATCGTGGGCGATATCGCGCACGGGTTTCTCTACGAGCAGGGCGGCGCGGCACAGATCGCGGGCGTGCTGCTGAACACGATCAAAAACAACCCCGACGGGACGTTCTGTTTGAACGAGCTAGTGCGCAAGTTCCGCGGCTTTGACGTTCACGAGCCGAACAcggtgctggtgatggtggagaATACGCACAACATATGCGGAGGCAAGGTGCTTCCGTTGGATTGGCTCGAGAAGCTCGCCGCGATCTGTCGCGAGAAGGGTGCCAAGGTGCACATGGATGGGGCCCGCGTATTTAATGCCGCCAGCTACCTGAACTTGCCCGTTTCGCGCATCGTGCGGGACGTTGATTCGGTGTGTTTCTGCCTGAGCAAGGGACTGGCCTGTCCCGTTGGATCCATCCTGCTCGGAACGAAGGAGTTTATCAAGGA GGCACATCGTTTGCGGAAAGCTTTGGGTGGTGGAATGCGCCAGGTTGGATTTCTGGCTGCCGCTGGACTGTGTGCGTTGGATGAGATCGTTCCCAAGCTGAAGGATGACCATGCCCGCACGAGACGGGTCGCGGAAGCCATCGATCAGATGGGTAGTCCTATATTCAAGGTAGATTTGGCAAATCTGCACACCAACATCCTGATGGTGGAGATCCTGAGTAAGCAGGTACACTCGAGCGATTTCGCCCATCGGTTGGCCACCGTGGCACCGGGCGAAATGGAAGCGGGTGTGGTCGATGCGGATGGCAAGGGCATTGCGGTGAAGGTGAGTGCACGCGATTGGACGTTCGCGCGCATCGTCATCTACACCAACATTACGGATGAGGACGTCGAGTTGGCTATCAAAAAGATTCGCTATGTCGTGGCAGAATATGAAAAAGAGTTGTAA